In the genome of Meiothermus sp. Pnk-1, the window GCTTGCCCGCAGGCATCCCTCCCTTCCGCCTCGGCCGCAAGGCACGGGCTTACGCGCAGGAGGGAGGGGGACGCCCCATGCGCTTCGTTAGGGCGATCGAACCGGCGGGCGAGGCCCAGACCGTCTGCATCCGCGTGGCCGCACCCGATCACCTCTACGTGACCGAGGACTTCATCCTCACGCACAACACCCTCAACGACGCGTTCATCATCCTCGACGAGGCCCAAAACACCACCCCCGAGCAGATGAAGATGTTCCTGACCCGGATGGGCTTCAACTCCCGCGTGGTCATCACCGGGGACGTGACCCAGATTGACTTGCCCAAAGCGCAAAAGAGCGGGCTGGTAGAGGCCATGCGTATCCTCAAGGATATCCAAGGCATCGCCATGCTCTACTTCCGCGAGTCCGACGTAGTACGCCACCCCCTGGTAGCCCGTATCGTCAAGGCGTATGAAAATTCCGAAGCCGCCAGCCAGCCTAGCGACGGGATCTCGCGCAGCGAAGACCATGCCCGGCAAGGATAAGCCCCGCAGCGGCACCGTAGACCTGGTCGCCAAACAACCCATCCCTGCCCGGCTGCGCTCGAGGCTCAAGAGATCGCTGGGCAAGCTGATGGCTGAGCTAGGGTATCCCGGGCATGCGCTCACGGTGGTGCTCACCGATGACCCCGAGATCCGCGCCCTAAAGCTCGAGCACTGGGGGGAAGACGCGCCCACCGATGTGCTCTCCTTCCCCACCTTTGAGCCGGGCGACCCCTTCGTGCCGCCACACCTGGGCGATATCGTCATCAGCCTAGACACCGCCAAACGTCAGGCCGAGGAACAAGGGCATACGCTGGAGGCGGAGGTGCTCATCCTGGCTGCGCATAGCTTATGGCACCTGCTGGGCCACGACCATACCACGGAGGCCGAATGGGCTCATTTTCACCA includes:
- the ybeY gene encoding rRNA maturation RNase YbeY, translating into MPGKDKPRSGTVDLVAKQPIPARLRSRLKRSLGKLMAELGYPGHALTVVLTDDPEIRALKLEHWGEDAPTDVLSFPTFEPGDPFVPPHLGDIVISLDTAKRQAEEQGHTLEAEVLILAAHSLWHLLGHDHTTEAEWAHFHHVQALIQTL